One window of the Thermomicrobiales bacterium genome contains the following:
- a CDS encoding cytochrome C: protein MSRADLLRLGGLSLAAALLVLTIFLPYWSITLHAPQYPKGLTINAFVHEMRGDVSEVDGLNHYIGMIKLETAASLERTVSRIAIPIIALLALLSFWVQGRWRWLLATPAIIYPVIFAIDLFSWLYYAGHALDPKAALSSSIHPFTPTILGTGIIGQFSTVASFGIGYYLAVLSAIIVLAVTIRGRSRDVSPS from the coding sequence ATGTCTCGCGCAGACCTTCTCCGTCTCGGCGGGCTCAGCCTCGCCGCGGCGTTGCTCGTGCTCACGATCTTCCTGCCCTACTGGTCGATCACGCTGCACGCGCCACAGTACCCGAAGGGGTTGACGATCAACGCGTTCGTCCACGAGATGCGCGGTGATGTCTCCGAGGTCGATGGCCTCAATCACTACATCGGCATGATCAAGCTCGAGACAGCGGCATCACTGGAGCGCACCGTCTCCCGGATTGCGATCCCGATCATTGCCCTGCTCGCGCTGCTGTCGTTCTGGGTCCAGGGTCGCTGGCGCTGGCTGCTGGCCACGCCGGCCATCATCTATCCGGTCATCTTCGCGATTGATCTGTTCAGCTGGCTCTACTATGCCGGCCATGCTCTCGACCCGAAGGCGGCCCTCAGCTCGTCGATTCACCCATTCACGCCCACGATCCTCGGCACCGGGATCATCGGCCAGTTCAGCACCGTCGCATCGTTCGGAATTGGCTATTATCTCGCCGTGCTCTCTGCGATCATCGTGTTGGCCGTGACAATCCGAGGACGGTCACGCGATGTCAGCCCGAGCTAA
- the nosD gene encoding nitrous oxide reductase family maturation protein NosD, translated as MSARANTPIVRVAFALVFLLSLVAGILPAPVAAAAEPDLIVCQTCDISSLADAVAQAPDGARIEVRGGVYPGPITITRDVELIGVDQPVIDGGGKGTVVHVTGATVTISGFTIRGTGTTLDHEDSGILVQKGHATIVDNVVEDSLFGIYLKESHGSIIRGNIIRSKPLPIALRGDGLKVWYSDDMLIANNQADDGRDVILWYSNRGIVRDNEFNGGRYGLHLMFSDSATIERNSLSQNSIGLYIMYSRDALVLGNTLSNNKGPSGGGLGLKDVDGLTVQGNRFVNNRMGAQVDTSPREPHIQHYWIGNVFAYNEVALGFMPSVQRNTLTENSFIDNIQNVTILGGGELKDITWSADGKGNYWSDYAGYDADGNGVGDVPYKSQQLFESLMDDHPQLRLFLFSPAAMAIDFAAQAFPAVRPRTRFVDDAPLMSPPAIAELPQMAAASTGQRLASGLVWLLVAGGTLGLILSMRRRTIVSASPIPVEPREAPMNTPAPAVAVAPPPPARKSADAAVDVRGVTKRYGRVAAVDDVSFEIERGEAVALWGPNGAGKTTILRCLLGVARYTGDVRIDGLDPARDGRNARRHIGYVPQDLAPSAMTVEEMISFISSLKKTPAAEGMAQLETLGIADARDKALSALSGGMKQRLALALALIGSPSILLLDEPTANLDAAGRAELLELLRELKHGGKTLVFSSHRPDDILTLSDRILMIRDGRLEQSMSPDEFSAEIGSGTRLVMTLANGHAREAVETLAELGLEPDSAGKRVVVTIQSREKARVLAALARNGVEIDDFELERGSWTGQQ; from the coding sequence ATGTCAGCCCGAGCTAACACCCCCATCGTCCGAGTCGCGTTCGCCCTTGTCTTCCTGCTGTCACTGGTCGCCGGTATTCTGCCGGCGCCAGTCGCGGCGGCGGCCGAACCAGACCTGATCGTCTGCCAGACCTGCGATATCTCCTCGCTCGCTGACGCGGTGGCCCAGGCGCCCGACGGCGCCCGGATCGAGGTTCGCGGCGGGGTCTACCCCGGGCCGATTACGATCACCCGCGATGTCGAGCTGATCGGCGTCGACCAACCGGTCATCGATGGCGGTGGCAAAGGCACCGTCGTTCACGTGACCGGCGCGACAGTCACCATCTCCGGCTTCACCATCCGCGGCACCGGGACGACGCTCGACCACGAGGACAGCGGCATCCTGGTCCAGAAGGGGCACGCAACGATCGTCGACAATGTCGTCGAGGACAGCCTCTTCGGAATCTACCTCAAGGAATCTCACGGCAGCATCATCCGCGGCAATATCATCCGCTCCAAGCCCTTGCCGATCGCCCTGCGTGGCGATGGCCTCAAGGTCTGGTACAGCGATGACATGCTGATCGCAAACAACCAGGCGGACGATGGCCGGGATGTCATTCTCTGGTACTCCAACCGCGGGATTGTCCGCGATAACGAGTTCAACGGCGGTCGCTACGGCCTGCATCTCATGTTCAGTGATAGCGCAACGATCGAGCGCAACTCGCTTTCGCAAAACTCGATCGGCCTGTACATCATGTACAGCCGCGACGCGCTGGTTCTGGGTAACACGCTATCGAACAACAAAGGTCCGAGCGGTGGCGGGTTGGGGCTGAAGGACGTCGACGGATTAACCGTCCAGGGCAATCGGTTCGTGAACAACCGAATGGGCGCCCAGGTCGACACCTCGCCCCGCGAGCCGCATATCCAGCACTACTGGATCGGCAACGTCTTTGCCTACAACGAGGTTGCGCTCGGGTTCATGCCATCAGTGCAGCGCAACACGCTGACTGAGAACTCATTCATCGACAACATTCAGAATGTGACGATTCTCGGCGGCGGCGAGTTGAAGGACATCACCTGGTCGGCCGACGGCAAGGGCAACTACTGGAGCGACTATGCCGGCTACGACGCTGACGGTAACGGTGTCGGCGACGTGCCGTACAAGTCGCAGCAGTTGTTCGAATCGCTGATGGACGACCACCCACAACTACGACTATTCCTGTTCAGCCCGGCCGCAATGGCGATCGATTTCGCCGCCCAGGCCTTCCCGGCCGTCCGGCCGCGCACGCGCTTCGTCGATGATGCGCCGCTGATGTCCCCGCCGGCCATTGCCGAGCTGCCACAGATGGCTGCCGCGTCGACCGGCCAGCGGCTGGCGAGCGGGCTCGTCTGGCTGCTCGTTGCCGGCGGCACGCTCGGGCTGATCCTGTCGATGCGTCGTCGGACGATCGTTTCGGCGTCGCCGATACCCGTTGAGCCCAGGGAGGCACCCATGAATACACCAGCGCCGGCCGTTGCCGTTGCGCCACCACCCCCGGCCCGGAAGTCGGCCGATGCCGCTGTCGACGTCCGCGGTGTGACCAAGCGTTACGGACGTGTTGCGGCGGTCGATGATGTCAGCTTCGAGATCGAGCGCGGCGAGGCAGTCGCCCTCTGGGGCCCGAATGGGGCCGGCAAGACGACGATCTTGCGTTGCCTGCTGGGCGTCGCTCGCTATACCGGAGATGTCCGTATCGACGGGCTCGATCCGGCGCGCGACGGCCGGAACGCGCGTCGGCATATCGGCTACGTCCCCCAGGATCTGGCGCCGTCGGCGATGACGGTCGAGGAGATGATCTCCTTCATCTCGTCGCTGAAGAAGACGCCTGCCGCAGAGGGCATGGCCCAGCTGGAGACCTTGGGAATCGCCGACGCCCGCGACAAGGCGCTCAGCGCACTCTCCGGCGGCATGAAGCAGCGTCTGGCGCTGGCGCTGGCGCTGATCGGCAGCCCGTCGATCCTGCTGCTCGACGAGCCGACCGCCAACCTGGACGCGGCCGGCCGCGCCGAGCTGCTGGAGTTGTTGCGGGAGCTGAAGCATGGCGGCAAGACGCTGGTCTTCTCGTCGCACCGTCCCGACGACATTCTGACACTGTCCGACCGCATCCTGATGATCCGCGATGGACGCCTGGAGCAGTCGATGTCGCCGGACGAATTCTCGGCTGAGATCGGGAGCGGCACACGGCTGGTGATGACACTGGCCAACGGCCACGCCCGCGAGGCGGTCGAGACGCTGGCCGAGCTTGGTCTGGAGCCGGATTCCGCCGGCAAGCGTGTTGTAGTAACGATCCAGAGCCGTGAGAAGGCGCGGGTGCTTGCGGCGCTCGCCCGGAATGGTGTTGAGATCGACGACTTTGAGCTGGAGCGAGGGTCATGGACTGGTCAGCAGTAG
- a CDS encoding ABC transporter permease subunit, protein MDWSAVVAIASRDARAGLRNRWFILYAIVFLVLSVGFSWVALAGTELTGQAGFGRTSAGLLNLMLLMVPLIGLTIGAQAIVSDRQDRSLEYLLAQPVSPAEVYVGKYLGAAFSLVVLLVFGFGWAGVMLALRGAVGSPGDFILLVVLTVLLGLGMLSVGYLISSFSPQTAAALGIAVSLWLVFVIIGDLGLMGSSLVMRLQPSTLLMATLMNPLDTYKILSVDLLQSSMEVLGPAGVYAIDRFGAALAPVLLAAVSLWILAPLPIGYWLFRRVDVR, encoded by the coding sequence ATGGACTGGTCAGCAGTAGTTGCTATTGCCAGCCGCGACGCCCGGGCAGGGCTGCGCAATCGCTGGTTCATCCTGTACGCGATCGTTTTTCTGGTCCTCAGCGTGGGGTTTTCCTGGGTCGCCCTGGCGGGAACCGAGCTGACCGGCCAGGCTGGCTTTGGCCGCACCTCGGCCGGCCTGCTGAACCTGATGTTGCTGATGGTCCCGCTCATCGGTCTGACGATCGGCGCGCAGGCGATCGTCAGCGATCGGCAGGATCGCAGCCTCGAATACCTGCTGGCCCAGCCGGTTTCCCCGGCCGAAGTCTATGTCGGGAAATACCTGGGCGCGGCGTTTTCGCTGGTGGTGCTGCTCGTCTTTGGCTTTGGCTGGGCGGGTGTGATGTTGGCCCTGCGGGGCGCCGTCGGTAGCCCGGGCGACTTCATCCTGCTGGTTGTTCTGACCGTGCTGCTGGGGCTGGGGATGCTCAGTGTTGGCTACCTGATCTCGAGCTTCTCTCCGCAAACGGCAGCGGCGCTCGGCATTGCGGTGTCGCTCTGGCTGGTCTTCGTCATCATCGGCGATCTCGGGCTGATGGGTAGCTCGCTGGTCATGCGGCTCCAGCCATCGACGTTGCTGATGGCGACGCTGATGAACCCGCTGGACACATACAAGATCCTCAGTGTCGACTTGCTGCAATCTTCGATGGAAGTGCTCGGCCCGGCCGGAGTCTATGCGATCGACCGGTTCGGGGCAGCGCTGGCCCCGGTTCTCCTGGCGGCTGTATCGCTATGGATCCTGGCGCCGCTGCCGATCGGCTACTGGCTGTTCAGAAGGGTAGACGTGCGATGA
- a CDS encoding nitrous oxide reductase accessory protein NosL produces MSGRWLRSFGLIAILTSAALVLASCGGQVKADQPPKIKFGVDTCSRCHMIISEEKYAAGLVAADGQEWTFDDTGEMFLTIKEEGLKDRRAWVHDFDSAKWIDATTAFFVDSHDIMTPMGMGVVAFEQREAADKLAAEKSGTVRDWSTMLVEWEMHGHH; encoded by the coding sequence ATGAGCGGACGTTGGTTGCGAAGCTTCGGGTTGATCGCGATACTGACGAGCGCAGCGCTCGTGCTCGCTTCCTGCGGCGGCCAGGTGAAGGCCGACCAACCACCGAAGATCAAGTTCGGGGTGGACACTTGCAGTCGCTGTCACATGATCATCTCGGAGGAGAAGTACGCGGCGGGACTCGTGGCCGCCGACGGGCAGGAATGGACGTTCGACGATACCGGTGAGATGTTCCTTACCATCAAGGAGGAGGGGCTGAAGGACCGGCGAGCCTGGGTGCATGATTTCGACTCGGCCAAATGGATCGATGCGACCACAGCGTTCTTCGTCGATTCTCACGATATCATGACACCGATGGGCATGGGCGTGGTAGCGTTCGAGCAGCGCGAGGCAGCTGATAAGCTGGCCGCTGAAAAGAGCGGCACCGTGCGAGACTGGAGTACGATGCTCGTGGAATGGGAAATGCACGGGCATCATTAG
- a CDS encoding c-type cytochrome: MNRILAVLAIMLLLVVGVACGSSESAKPTATAGSGSAATQPSGGAATQPSGGAATQPSGGGTLPAGNADNGKALATSLGCVACHSTDGSKLTGPSWKGLYGSQVELEGGTTVTADDAYIHESIIDPNAKVVKGYAPIMPSFATQVDDQKVADLIAYIMTLK, encoded by the coding sequence ATGAATCGAATTCTGGCGGTTCTTGCCATTATGCTGTTGCTGGTGGTCGGCGTCGCATGTGGCAGCAGCGAAAGCGCGAAGCCGACGGCGACAGCTGGCAGCGGGTCGGCGGCGACACAGCCGAGCGGCGGCGCGGCGACGCAGCCAAGTGGCGGCGCGGCAACCCAGCCAAGTGGCGGCGGAACGCTGCCCGCTGGCAACGCGGACAATGGGAAGGCCCTGGCAACCAGCCTCGGCTGCGTGGCATGCCACTCGACCGACGGCTCGAAGCTGACCGGCCCGAGCTGGAAGGGTCTCTACGGCAGCCAGGTGGAGCTTGAGGGTGGCACGACCGTGACGGCCGACGACGCCTACATCCACGAGTCGATCATCGACCCGAATGCGAAGGTCGTGAAGGGCTATGCGCCGATCATGCCGAGCTTCGCCACCCAGGTCGATGATCAGAAGGTCGCCGACCTCATCGCCTATATCATGACGCTGAAGTAG
- a CDS encoding L,D-transpeptidase family protein yields MTEFTGTAGHSAVPDDHRLLARWPLILFLGATLILTGCTTMAVDNTLAGPAPSPTVTPPRAEPPATTLAVAPLPQTPEPPASTPAATATPAPPMPTAEPTASPETQEDSGEILDGDPAWHDAIHTLDGAWMGVVQATELNIRSEPSTDAPILTTTFARHTVTVYEMVTNQDEGGHWFRIGDGRYVSADFVTPFIAPPPPETFDGHWVDVNLSSFYAIAYDGDRPVYSAIITAGRDDRTPIGTFQVFYRVRDETMDSATVGIPKGSPEYYYLDHVMYTQYFKTGGFALHGNYWTPSSEFGGFTSNGCIGLLNADAGWFWRFLGEGSTVSIHY; encoded by the coding sequence ATGACCGAATTCACCGGAACGGCCGGCCACTCTGCCGTGCCAGACGATCATCGCCTCCTGGCGCGCTGGCCACTGATCCTGTTCCTGGGCGCGACACTGATACTCACCGGATGCACGACGATGGCGGTCGACAACACGCTCGCTGGCCCCGCCCCGAGTCCGACGGTGACACCACCACGCGCAGAGCCGCCGGCGACGACGCTAGCGGTCGCGCCGTTGCCGCAGACGCCCGAGCCACCTGCCTCAACGCCCGCGGCAACGGCGACGCCGGCCCCGCCGATGCCAACAGCCGAACCAACCGCGTCGCCCGAAACGCAGGAAGATAGCGGCGAGATCCTCGACGGCGACCCGGCCTGGCACGACGCAATCCACACGCTCGACGGCGCATGGATGGGAGTCGTTCAGGCAACCGAGCTGAACATCCGCTCGGAACCATCGACCGACGCGCCGATCCTGACCACGACATTTGCACGGCACACCGTCACCGTCTATGAGATGGTGACCAACCAGGACGAAGGCGGGCATTGGTTTCGGATCGGCGACGGCCGCTACGTTTCAGCAGATTTCGTCACGCCATTCATCGCGCCACCCCCACCCGAAACATTCGATGGCCACTGGGTGGACGTAAATCTATCGAGCTTCTACGCGATTGCCTACGACGGCGATCGGCCGGTCTACAGCGCGATCATCACCGCCGGCCGGGACGACCGCACGCCGATCGGCACGTTCCAGGTGTTCTATCGGGTCAGGGACGAGACGATGGACTCGGCGACTGTCGGCATTCCCAAGGGAAGTCCGGAGTACTACTACCTCGATCACGTGATGTACACGCAGTACTTCAAGACCGGTGGCTTTGCCCTGCATGGCAACTACTGGACCCCGTCGTCCGAATTTGGCGGTTTCACCAGCAATGGCTGCATCGGGCTACTGAACGCGGACGCTGGCTGGTTCTGGAGGTTCCTCGGCGAGGGGTCGACGGTGAGCATCCACTATTAG
- a CDS encoding metal-sensing transcriptional repressor yields the protein MKIAAAVSARELAGLDDAAELVIYDTNAQSADRIANPATALRAGKRLAAVELLLGHDVDIVAAVPDGFCAVSHAIAQAAGIRFLPLERGTAEGVIERHGAVLATTAQPELPPSWLARPATMDEPSGQTEWLSDRAAGALRNRLRRLEGQARGLQRLLDERASLDDILTQLAAMRAALNAVGLTLLAENLADCLTTTAAEPGDDDRLAAARRAFLRLN from the coding sequence ATGAAGATTGCCGCCGCCGTCTCCGCACGTGAGCTCGCCGGCCTCGATGACGCAGCCGAGCTTGTCATCTATGACACCAACGCCCAATCAGCCGACCGAATCGCGAATCCGGCCACCGCGCTACGAGCGGGCAAGCGGCTTGCTGCCGTTGAGCTACTGCTCGGCCACGACGTAGATATCGTCGCTGCCGTGCCGGATGGCTTCTGCGCTGTATCGCACGCGATCGCCCAGGCCGCCGGAATCCGGTTCCTGCCTCTCGAGCGTGGCACCGCCGAGGGAGTGATCGAACGACACGGCGCGGTCCTCGCGACGACCGCGCAACCAGAGCTGCCACCCTCGTGGCTAGCCAGGCCAGCCACAATGGATGAGCCGTCCGGGCAGACCGAGTGGCTCAGCGACCGGGCAGCCGGGGCGCTGCGCAATCGTCTCCGCCGATTGGAAGGTCAGGCCCGCGGCCTTCAGCGCTTGCTCGACGAACGGGCGTCGCTGGATGACATTCTGACCCAGCTCGCCGCGATGCGCGCCGCGCTCAACGCCGTCGGCCTGACGTTGCTGGCCGAGAATCTCGCAGACTGTCTGACGACAACCGCGGCCGAACCCGGCGACGATGATCGACTAGCCGCCGCCCGCCGCGCGTTTCTACGCCTGAACTGA
- a CDS encoding cation-translocating P-type ATPase has protein sequence MQTTDNNSIREQLANPLIRRQWLTAASGLLIAVGLGVKYMLDAQTAWAWLMIAAAFVAGSDIAGRALNALRLRQVSIELLVTIAAVGALLIGEVWEAAAVTFLFMLGAYLEARTISKTRAALRELVELAPESALVERDGVVIEERIHDIRLGDIVVVKPGGRIPVDGRVIDGSAAVDESAITGEPMPEDKSAESGVFAGTIALNGLLRVRATGIGSDTMLGRIIDRVEEAQEAKAPAQRFIERFARWYTPAIIGLSVVAWIVSRNIELALTLLVIGCPGALVISTPVSVMAGIGRAARRGILIKGGEHLEQAGRINAVAFDKTGTLTEGRPSLTEVIALQPLADHADAHPTTTGEGWTADQEEILRWAAIAESGSEHPLARPVMAAASDIPALDADSFTVYPGQGVAAAHAGHLVTVGNTDLMGGLGIPVGKRVVEELAQLRQAGRTAVAVALDDRVIGILGIADAVRPEAARTIAELRANGVERVLMLTGDDRQTALAVGRQVGIDEIHADLMPDDKLTLIRRLQKEGYVVAMAGDGINDAPALVAADVGVAMGSAGADVAIETADIALVGDDLSKLPEAIALSRATVRNIRQNVAVALLTVGALLAGVLFGEIHMAGGMFIHQVSVLVVIANGMRLLRSTPAVRPGRDPGRTRPAPSSAGETALA, from the coding sequence ATGCAGACCACAGACAACAATTCGATACGCGAGCAGCTCGCGAATCCGCTGATCCGCCGCCAGTGGCTGACCGCGGCCAGCGGGCTGCTGATCGCGGTCGGGCTCGGCGTGAAGTACATGCTCGATGCTCAGACAGCCTGGGCATGGCTGATGATTGCTGCGGCGTTCGTGGCCGGCAGCGACATCGCCGGCCGGGCGCTCAACGCGCTGCGCTTGCGGCAGGTCAGTATCGAGCTTCTGGTCACGATCGCCGCGGTCGGCGCACTGCTCATTGGCGAGGTCTGGGAGGCGGCCGCCGTCACCTTCCTGTTCATGCTCGGCGCATACCTTGAGGCGCGCACGATCAGCAAGACGCGAGCGGCGCTGCGGGAACTGGTCGAGCTGGCCCCCGAATCGGCGCTGGTCGAGCGTGATGGCGTCGTCATCGAGGAGCGGATCCATGATATTCGGCTGGGCGACATCGTCGTCGTCAAGCCGGGCGGGCGAATACCAGTCGATGGCCGGGTGATCGATGGCTCGGCAGCCGTCGATGAGAGCGCGATCACTGGCGAGCCGATGCCGGAGGACAAGTCGGCCGAATCGGGCGTCTTCGCTGGAACGATCGCGCTCAACGGGCTGCTGCGCGTCCGGGCGACGGGCATCGGATCCGACACGATGCTCGGTCGCATCATCGACCGTGTCGAGGAGGCGCAGGAGGCAAAGGCCCCAGCTCAGCGCTTCATCGAACGCTTCGCCCGCTGGTACACCCCAGCGATCATCGGACTGAGTGTCGTGGCCTGGATCGTCAGCCGCAACATCGAGCTGGCGCTGACACTGCTGGTGATCGGCTGCCCTGGCGCACTGGTCATCTCGACGCCGGTGTCAGTCATGGCCGGCATCGGGCGAGCAGCTCGCCGCGGCATTCTGATCAAAGGCGGCGAGCACCTTGAGCAGGCCGGCCGGATCAACGCCGTCGCGTTCGACAAGACCGGCACGCTGACCGAAGGCCGCCCGTCGCTGACCGAGGTCATCGCTCTCCAGCCGCTCGCCGACCACGCCGACGCCCACCCCACAACAACCGGTGAGGGCTGGACTGCCGACCAGGAGGAGATCCTGCGCTGGGCCGCGATTGCCGAATCCGGATCGGAGCACCCGCTGGCCCGGCCTGTCATGGCGGCCGCGTCAGACATCCCGGCGCTCGATGCTGACTCCTTCACCGTCTACCCCGGGCAGGGCGTCGCGGCAGCGCACGCTGGGCATCTGGTCACTGTCGGCAATACCGATCTTATGGGCGGTCTCGGAATCCCGGTCGGGAAGCGCGTCGTCGAGGAGCTCGCGCAACTACGCCAGGCCGGCCGCACCGCCGTCGCGGTTGCGCTCGACGATCGTGTCATCGGTATTCTCGGCATCGCCGACGCCGTCCGTCCCGAGGCGGCCCGAACAATCGCCGAGTTACGCGCCAACGGCGTCGAGCGCGTCCTGATGCTGACTGGCGACGACCGGCAGACGGCGCTCGCTGTCGGCCGGCAGGTTGGCATCGACGAGATCCACGCCGACCTGATGCCGGACGACAAGCTGACGCTGATCCGCAGGCTTCAGAAGGAAGGGTATGTCGTTGCGATGGCCGGCGATGGCATCAACGACGCCCCGGCGCTGGTCGCCGCGGATGTCGGAGTGGCGATGGGCTCGGCCGGCGCCGATGTCGCGATCGAGACGGCCGACATCGCGCTGGTCGGCGACGATCTGAGTAAGCTGCCAGAGGCGATCGCACTCTCGCGGGCCACGGTTCGCAACATCCGACAGAACGTCGCAGTCGCCCTGCTCACCGTCGGCGCGCTGCTGGCCGGCGTCCTGTTCGGCGAGATCCACATGGCCGGCGGGATGTTTATCCACCAGGTCTCGGTGCTGGTCGTCATCGCAAACGGCATGCGCCTGCTGCGGTCGACGCCGGCGGTCCGCCCCGGACGCGATCCAGGCCGCACTCGGCCGGCCCCATCGAGCGCAGGAGAGACCGCGCTCGCCTGA
- a CDS encoding heavy metal-associated domain-containing protein, with amino-acid sequence MTTRTILRSDNLSCPSCVSKIEKALTARPGVESAKVKFATGKIEVLHDPTRTSGEELIKAVAAVGYKARVSPV; translated from the coding sequence ATGACAACCAGAACGATCCTGCGGAGCGACAATCTGAGCTGCCCATCGTGCGTGTCGAAGATCGAGAAGGCGCTCACTGCCCGACCGGGTGTCGAAAGCGCAAAGGTGAAGTTCGCGACCGGGAAGATCGAGGTCTTGCACGACCCGACTCGGACCAGCGGCGAAGAGCTAATCAAGGCGGTTGCGGCAGTCGGTTACAAGGCGCGCGTCTCGCCAGTCTGA
- a CDS encoding Crp/Fnr family transcriptional regulator: MANRRSVPQIVESISPASCTVDHRLEVLRGLPFFHDLSHERLEEINRQFRSYDVEAGATIYMSGDRTERLYVVAHGRVKLLRHSASGEDTLLDILATGEMFGTLAALGDVTYPDTAEAQTFSCVLGIGAHDFQAILDRSPDVALRVLGIVAKRLQEAHTTISQISTTPAEARVAAALVKLAGKLGVPDERGTLIQTRISRQDIAAMTGTTTETASRVMSQLRRDGVIESGRQWIVVIDLPRLTEIAEMA, from the coding sequence ATGGCCAACCGCCGGTCCGTTCCGCAGATTGTCGAGAGCATCAGCCCGGCCAGCTGCACGGTGGATCACCGGCTGGAGGTGCTCCGCGGCCTGCCGTTCTTTCATGATCTGTCTCACGAACGCCTGGAGGAGATCAACCGCCAGTTCCGCTCCTACGACGTGGAGGCTGGGGCGACGATCTACATGAGCGGCGACAGGACAGAGCGCCTCTATGTCGTTGCCCACGGACGCGTGAAGCTGTTGCGCCATAGCGCCAGCGGCGAGGACACGCTGCTCGATATCCTGGCGACCGGCGAGATGTTCGGCACGCTCGCTGCCCTCGGCGATGTCACCTACCCCGACACCGCTGAGGCGCAGACCTTCTCCTGCGTGCTCGGCATCGGCGCCCACGACTTCCAGGCCATCCTCGACCGCTCACCGGACGTCGCATTGCGGGTGCTCGGCATCGTCGCGAAGCGCCTGCAGGAAGCGCACACAACGATCTCGCAGATCAGCACGACTCCGGCTGAGGCTCGCGTTGCCGCGGCGCTGGTCAAGCTCGCTGGGAAGCTCGGCGTCCCCGACGAACGCGGCACGCTGATCCAGACTCGCATTTCGCGGCAGGACATTGCCGCGATGACCGGCACGACGACCGAGACAGCCAGCCGGGTGATGAGCCAGCTCCGCCGTGACGGCGTCATCGAGAGCGGCCGGCAATGGATCGTCGTCATCGACCTTCCCCGCCTCACCGAAATCGCTGAAATGGCGTAA